One genomic region from Haloarcula taiwanensis encodes:
- a CDS encoding quinol oxidase codes for MTPELNVVLLVVGRVLFGGVLAFTGLSHFTQTEQMAGYAEYKGLPAPRLSVLASGGLLILGGLGVTVGVFPVVAAVCLAAFLIVSAVAMHDFWAVPDEDRQDELNSFLKNVTLAGGALVVAASATGTWALSVGISPL; via the coding sequence ATGACACCCGAACTCAACGTCGTGTTGCTCGTTGTCGGTCGTGTCCTCTTCGGCGGCGTCCTCGCCTTTACTGGCCTGAGTCACTTCACGCAGACCGAACAGATGGCCGGTTACGCCGAGTACAAGGGGCTCCCAGCGCCGCGACTCTCCGTCCTCGCGTCAGGTGGGCTCCTCATCCTCGGTGGGCTCGGTGTAACCGTGGGCGTCTTCCCAGTCGTCGCGGCGGTCTGTCTCGCCGCGTTCCTCATCGTCTCGGCGGTCGCGATGCACGACTTCTGGGCCGTGCCCGACGAGGACCGACAGGACGAACTGAACAGTTTCCTGAAGAACGTGACACTCGCGGGCGGGGCACTCGTCGTCGCCGCGTCAGCAACTGGTACATGGGCGCTCAGCGTCGGCATCAGCCCCCTCTGA